The following are encoded in a window of Dysidea avara chromosome 4, odDysAvar1.4, whole genome shotgun sequence genomic DNA:
- the LOC136252864 gene encoding NACHT, LRR and PYD domains-containing protein 3-like isoform X2 has product MMASGKMNLEEQKRVLTNNREFIVDNLDADDVADELIQEKMMGRNAAQRVQLVGMSRVDKNRIIVDQLSIAGPGALEKFCEILRRNKRQTFIAEKCTTTNKCPTMKYSTTSISRLQASYKALLRSDWPHYYVRLALVKGEKVTRADKNLEEITRLTLQGQVDEILLKKEQLGELRDIFYYQNKPCPRLILIMGGPGIGKTTLANEICVKWAKRDGFLAEDYDIVILIPLRSVQQRSIEEVMMEHIGEETYEQVKKSAGSRCLVILEGLDEMAARRQDSDPFLVRVVKKPCTLLEEATIVITSRPHACEKIDADRRVEVIGFGEKEIQTFVEEKLSNDLKCVEEFSHQLKEYPHLESLSYVPMNLVMIVDIFECSEKKLPSTITQLYQLFIVMTLERQVRKENERKQVCSTVAVAANSVEEKLCKVLTGVPKEAVTTLLLLCRLAYCGFFDWYSDREEGWWRKWKDPKIIFTVADLKECGIEVTAEWDGYGLLKATHTHQLPTDTITYNFSHLTIQEFLCAVYISTLSQEEQQRLLSEHSSDYPNVFIFLCGVTGFVSSEMFQFVFSKLSEYGDSVTAVKCLYESQRTSPPQPVTPIRLEMRFCSLLPYDVVCISHVMSCYPVYELDMFGCDIGDKGAELLVKHYPNKNTTGQLLEVLNLRFNYLTIDGLLHIMKIVKTSSASLRVLDVNVNDISDDGMSLISSELQYNNILTELSVVKCGLSVKGAICISAVLGKCSLQVLDMSFNNIGDDGITAIARTLSNSQISKLEVCECDITLTGARSLAAGLLVNNSVRILEVWGNPITVEGARLILQSAVDNGVCQEVGSDYKDDDEVKKMMIILRQRREELQQHNTSQEVQHHVD; this is encoded by the exons ATGATGGCTAGTGGGAAAATGAACTTGGAAGAACAGAAGAGAGTGTTGACGAACAACCGCGAATTTATTGTTGATAATTTGGACGCTGACGATGTGGCTGACGAGCTAATTCAGGAGAAGATGATGGGCCGTAATGCCGCACAACGGGTACAACTGGTGGGGATGAGTAGAGTAGACAAGAATAGAATTATTGTTGATCAACTAAGTATTGCTGGACCAGGCGCGCTGGAGAAGTTTTGTGAGATTTTGAGGAGGAACAAGCGACAAACGTTCATAGCAGAGAAAT GTACAACTACTAACAAGTGTCCTACTATGAAGTACAGTACAACAAGTATTAGCAGGTTACAGGCTAGTTACAAGGCACTATTGCGCAGTGACTGGCCACACTATTATGTTCGACTGGCTCTGGTGAAAGGAGAAAAGGTGACAAGAGCAGATAAGAACTTGGAAGAGATAACAAGACTAACATTACAAGGACAAGTTGATGAAATACTGTTGAAGAAGGAGCAACTTGGTGAGCTGAGGGACATCTTCTACTACCAGAACAAACCTTGTCCTCGACTGATACTAATAATGGGAGGCCCAG gtataggcaagaCGACCCTTGCCAATGAGATCTGTGTGAAGTGGGCTAAGAGGGATGGGTTTTTAGCTGAGGACTATGATATTGTGATCCTGATACCATTAAGGTCAGTCCAGCAAAGGTCAATTGAAGAAGTGATGATGGAACACATTGGAGAGGAGACATACGAGCAAGTGAAGAAGTCAGCAGGTAGCAGATGTCTAGTGATCCTGGAGGGATTGGATGAGATGGCAGCCAGACGTCAAGACAGTGATCCATTTTTAGTACGTGTAGTGAAGAAACCATGTACATTGTTGGAGGAAGCCACAATAGTGATCACATCAAGACCACATGCTTGTGAGAAGATAGACGCAGACAGGAGAGTAGAAGTGATAGGATTTGGTGAAAAGGAAATCCAAACATTTGTAGAGGAGAAATTGTCTAATGATTTGAAATGTGTTGAGGAGTTTTCACATCAGTTAAAGGAGTATCCTCATTTAGAGAGTTTGTCATATGTGCCTATGAATTTAGTGATGATAGTTGATATATTTGAGTGTAGTGAGAAGAAGCTTCCATCCACCATTACACAACTGTACCAACTGTTCATTGTGATGACACTAGAGAGACAAGTTAGGAAGGAGAATGAGAGGAAGCAAGTGTGTTCAACTGTAGCAGTAGCAGCTAATAGTGTTGAGGAGAAATTGTGTAAAGTGTTAACAGGTGTTCCCAAAGAAGCAGTGACGacattattgttattgtgtagGTTAGCTTATTGTGGCTTCTTTGATTGGTACTCTGATAGGGAAGAAGGATGGTGGAGGAAGTGGAAGGATCCAAAGATCATCTTTACTGTGGCAGACCTGAAGGAGTGTGGTATAGAGGTGACAGCTGAGTGGGACGGGTATGGTCTTTTGAAAGCTACACACACTCACCAGTTACCCACAGACACTATCACATACAATTTTTCCCACTTAACCATCCAGGAGTTTTTGTGTGCTGTTTATATTTCAACATTATCACAAGAAGAACAGCAACGTCTACTGAGTGAACACTCTAGTGACTATCCTAATGTTTTCATATTTTTGTGTGGAGTAACAGGATTTGTGTCCAGTGAAATGTTCCAGTTTGTGTTCTCCAAGTTATCAGAATATGGTGATAGTGTAACAGCAGTGAAGTGTTTGTATGAGAGTCAACGGACTAGTCCACCTCAACCAGTTACACCCATCAGATTGGAGATGAGATTCTGCAGTTTACTACCTTATGATGTTGTGTGTATCTCCCATGTGATGTCATGTTATCCAGTTTATGAGTTGGACATGTTTGGGTGTGATATTGGAGACAAAGGAGCTGAATTGTTAGTAAAGCATTACCCCAACAAGAATACTACTGGTCAACTACTGGAAGTGTTAAACCTCAGATTCAATTATCTCACTATTGATGGGCTGTTACACATAATGAAGATTGTGAAGACAA GTAGTGCCTCATTAAGAGTGTTAGATGTTAATGTTAATGATATCAGTGATGATGGGATGTCATTAATATCAAGTGAACTCCAGTACAATAACATCCTGACTGAGCTGAgtgtagtgaagtgtggacTATCAGTGAAAG gtgccatttgtatcagtgcAGTGTTGGGGAAGTGTTCACTACAAGTCCTTGACATGTCATTTAATAATATTGGTGATGATGGCATCACTGCCATTGCTAGAACACTTAGTAACAGTCAGATTAGTAAACTGGAAGTTTGTGAGTGTGACATTACTCTTACTGGAGCAAGATCACTTGCAGCAGGATTACTAGTCAACAACAGTGTTAGGATATTAGAGGTGTGGGGTAATCCCATCACTGTGGAGGGAGCTCGTCTGATACTACAGTCAGCTGTGGACAATGGAGTCTGTCAAGAAGTGGGTAGTGACTACAAGGATGATGATGAAGTGAAGAAAATGATGATCATATTGAGACAGAGACGAGAG GAGTtacaacaacaca ACACATCACAAGAAGTGCAGCATCATGTAGATTGA
- the LOC136252864 gene encoding NACHT, LRR and PYD domains-containing protein 3-like isoform X1, which produces MMASGKMNLEEQKRVLTNNREFIVDNLDADDVADELIQEKMMGRNAAQRVQLVGMSRVDKNRIIVDQLSIAGPGALEKFCEILRRNKRQTFIAEKCTTTNKCPTMKYSTTSISRLQASYKALLRSDWPHYYVRLALVKGEKVTRADKNLEEITRLTLQGQVDEILLKKEQLGELRDIFYYQNKPCPRLILIMGGPGIGKTTLANEICVKWAKRDGFLAEDYDIVILIPLRSVQQRSIEEVMMEHIGEETYEQVKKSAGSRCLVILEGLDEMAARRQDSDPFLVRVVKKPCTLLEEATIVITSRPHACEKIDADRRVEVIGFGEKEIQTFVEEKLSNDLKCVEEFSHQLKEYPHLESLSYVPMNLVMIVDIFECSEKKLPSTITQLYQLFIVMTLERQVRKENERKQVCSTVAVAANSVEEKLCKVLTGVPKEAVTTLLLLCRLAYCGFFDWYSDREEGWWRKWKDPKIIFTVADLKECGIEVTAEWDGYGLLKATHTHQLPTDTITYNFSHLTIQEFLCAVYISTLSQEEQQRLLSEHSSDYPNVFIFLCGVTGFVSSEMFQFVFSKLSEYGDSVTAVKCLYESQRTSPPQPVTPIRLEMRFCSLLPYDVVCISHVMSCYPVYELDMFGCDIGDKGAELLVKHYPNKNTTGQLLEVLNLRFNYLTIDGLLHIMKIVKTSSASLRVLDVNVNDISDDGMSLISSELQYNNILTELSVVKCGLSVKGAICISAVLGKCSLQVLDMSFNNIGDDGITAIARTLSNSQISKLEVCECDITLTGARSLAAGLLVNNSVRILEVWGNPITVEGARLILQSAVDNGVCQEVGSDYKDDDEVKKMMIILRQRREELQQHNTQHNTNSEDDDHLVRQDEITGQNVQVNSGVSRYGVCHCCHGNRTHHKKCSIM; this is translated from the exons ATGATGGCTAGTGGGAAAATGAACTTGGAAGAACAGAAGAGAGTGTTGACGAACAACCGCGAATTTATTGTTGATAATTTGGACGCTGACGATGTGGCTGACGAGCTAATTCAGGAGAAGATGATGGGCCGTAATGCCGCACAACGGGTACAACTGGTGGGGATGAGTAGAGTAGACAAGAATAGAATTATTGTTGATCAACTAAGTATTGCTGGACCAGGCGCGCTGGAGAAGTTTTGTGAGATTTTGAGGAGGAACAAGCGACAAACGTTCATAGCAGAGAAAT GTACAACTACTAACAAGTGTCCTACTATGAAGTACAGTACAACAAGTATTAGCAGGTTACAGGCTAGTTACAAGGCACTATTGCGCAGTGACTGGCCACACTATTATGTTCGACTGGCTCTGGTGAAAGGAGAAAAGGTGACAAGAGCAGATAAGAACTTGGAAGAGATAACAAGACTAACATTACAAGGACAAGTTGATGAAATACTGTTGAAGAAGGAGCAACTTGGTGAGCTGAGGGACATCTTCTACTACCAGAACAAACCTTGTCCTCGACTGATACTAATAATGGGAGGCCCAG gtataggcaagaCGACCCTTGCCAATGAGATCTGTGTGAAGTGGGCTAAGAGGGATGGGTTTTTAGCTGAGGACTATGATATTGTGATCCTGATACCATTAAGGTCAGTCCAGCAAAGGTCAATTGAAGAAGTGATGATGGAACACATTGGAGAGGAGACATACGAGCAAGTGAAGAAGTCAGCAGGTAGCAGATGTCTAGTGATCCTGGAGGGATTGGATGAGATGGCAGCCAGACGTCAAGACAGTGATCCATTTTTAGTACGTGTAGTGAAGAAACCATGTACATTGTTGGAGGAAGCCACAATAGTGATCACATCAAGACCACATGCTTGTGAGAAGATAGACGCAGACAGGAGAGTAGAAGTGATAGGATTTGGTGAAAAGGAAATCCAAACATTTGTAGAGGAGAAATTGTCTAATGATTTGAAATGTGTTGAGGAGTTTTCACATCAGTTAAAGGAGTATCCTCATTTAGAGAGTTTGTCATATGTGCCTATGAATTTAGTGATGATAGTTGATATATTTGAGTGTAGTGAGAAGAAGCTTCCATCCACCATTACACAACTGTACCAACTGTTCATTGTGATGACACTAGAGAGACAAGTTAGGAAGGAGAATGAGAGGAAGCAAGTGTGTTCAACTGTAGCAGTAGCAGCTAATAGTGTTGAGGAGAAATTGTGTAAAGTGTTAACAGGTGTTCCCAAAGAAGCAGTGACGacattattgttattgtgtagGTTAGCTTATTGTGGCTTCTTTGATTGGTACTCTGATAGGGAAGAAGGATGGTGGAGGAAGTGGAAGGATCCAAAGATCATCTTTACTGTGGCAGACCTGAAGGAGTGTGGTATAGAGGTGACAGCTGAGTGGGACGGGTATGGTCTTTTGAAAGCTACACACACTCACCAGTTACCCACAGACACTATCACATACAATTTTTCCCACTTAACCATCCAGGAGTTTTTGTGTGCTGTTTATATTTCAACATTATCACAAGAAGAACAGCAACGTCTACTGAGTGAACACTCTAGTGACTATCCTAATGTTTTCATATTTTTGTGTGGAGTAACAGGATTTGTGTCCAGTGAAATGTTCCAGTTTGTGTTCTCCAAGTTATCAGAATATGGTGATAGTGTAACAGCAGTGAAGTGTTTGTATGAGAGTCAACGGACTAGTCCACCTCAACCAGTTACACCCATCAGATTGGAGATGAGATTCTGCAGTTTACTACCTTATGATGTTGTGTGTATCTCCCATGTGATGTCATGTTATCCAGTTTATGAGTTGGACATGTTTGGGTGTGATATTGGAGACAAAGGAGCTGAATTGTTAGTAAAGCATTACCCCAACAAGAATACTACTGGTCAACTACTGGAAGTGTTAAACCTCAGATTCAATTATCTCACTATTGATGGGCTGTTACACATAATGAAGATTGTGAAGACAA GTAGTGCCTCATTAAGAGTGTTAGATGTTAATGTTAATGATATCAGTGATGATGGGATGTCATTAATATCAAGTGAACTCCAGTACAATAACATCCTGACTGAGCTGAgtgtagtgaagtgtggacTATCAGTGAAAG gtgccatttgtatcagtgcAGTGTTGGGGAAGTGTTCACTACAAGTCCTTGACATGTCATTTAATAATATTGGTGATGATGGCATCACTGCCATTGCTAGAACACTTAGTAACAGTCAGATTAGTAAACTGGAAGTTTGTGAGTGTGACATTACTCTTACTGGAGCAAGATCACTTGCAGCAGGATTACTAGTCAACAACAGTGTTAGGATATTAGAGGTGTGGGGTAATCCCATCACTGTGGAGGGAGCTCGTCTGATACTACAGTCAGCTGTGGACAATGGAGTCTGTCAAGAAGTGGGTAGTGACTACAAGGATGATGATGAAGTGAAGAAAATGATGATCATATTGAGACAGAGACGAGAG GAGTtacaacaacacaacacacaacacaacactaaTAGTGAAGATGATGATCATCTTGTAAGACAAGATGAGATCACAG gtCAGAATGTGCAAGTGAATAGTGGAGTATCCAGGTATGGTGTGTGTCACTGTTGTCATGGTAATAGGACACATCACAAGAAGTGCAGCATCATGTAG